The DNA sequence AAAGGCCTGTTGAATACGGTTCGTCATGTTACTTAAGCTGGTCGGCGTACTTCATGTAAGTTTCCAGGTCTTTGTCGCCGCGGCCGGAGAGGTTTACCACTACTACGTCGTAGGGGGCGGCACCCAGCTGCCCCAGCGCGGCCAGGGCGTGGGCCGTTTCGAGGGCCGGAATAATGCCTTCCAGGCGGCTCAGCTCGGCCACGGCCCGCAGCGCCTCGTCGTCTTCGATGCTGATGAACCGGGCCCGGCCCGAAGCGCCCAGGTGGGCATGCAGCGGCCCGATGCCGGGGTAGTCGAGGCCGGCCGACAACGAATACGGCTCCGTAATCTGCCCGTGCTCGTCCTGCATCAGCAGCGTGCGGCTGCCGTGAATGATGCCCGGCGTACCCAGCACCGAGGTGGCGGCCGAGTGCCCGGAGTGAATGCCGTGGCCGGCGGCTTCCACGGCTACCAGCTGCACCGAGGGCTCGTCGAGGAAGTGGTAGAACGCGCCGGCCGCGTTGGAGCCGCCGCCCACGCAGGCTACCACGTAGTCGGGCAGCTCAGTGCCGACTTTCTCCAGCAGCTGCTTGCGCATTTCCTCGCTGATAACCGACTGCAGCCGCGCCACCAAGTCGGGGTACGGGTGCGGGCCCACCACCGAGCCGATGATGTAGTGCGTGTCCACGGGGTTGCTGATCCAGTCGCGGATGGCCTCGTTGGTGGCATCTTTCAGGGTCTGGCTGCCGCTGGTTACGGCCACCACCTTGGCCCCGAGCAGGCGCATGCGCTCCACGTTGGGCCGCTGCCGCTCGGTGTCGGTTTTGCCCATGTACACGATGCACTCCATGCCCATCAGCGCGCAGACGGTGGCCGTGGCCACGCCGTGCTGGCCGGCGCCGGTTTCGGCAATGATGCGCGTTTTGCCCAGCCGCCGGGCCAGCAGAATCTGACCGACGGTGTTGTTGACTTTGTGGGCGCCGGTGTGGCACAGGTCTTCGCGCTTGAGGAAAATGCGGGTGTTGTAGCGCGCCGACAGCCGTTTGGCTTCGAACAGCGGCGTGGGCCGGCCCACGTAGTCGCGCAGCAGCTGCTGCAGCTCCTGCTGGTAGCCGGGGTCGGCCATGATCTGCACGTACTGCTCGCGCAGCTCCTCCACGTTGGGGTAGAGCATTTCCGGAATGAAAGCTCCCCCAAATTCGCCGTAGTAGCCGCGGGCATTGGGTTGAAAGGTCGTATTCATGTTGGGTTTGCAGGGGTTGCGCAGCAGGTTCTGCCGCGAGGATGCGTAAGAAAGAAGAGAAATCAGGTGCGGAGCTGCCGGAGCATGGGCGCCAGGCGGGCGGCGTCTTTCAGGCCGGGCTGGGTTTCAAACCGGCTGTTCAGATCCACGGCGTACAGGCCCGGCAGGTTCAGCTCCCGCAAGGCCGGCGCGTGCTCCAGATCCAGGCCGCCGGCCAGAAAGTAGGGCACCGGCAGGGTGTAGCCGCGCAGAATATTCCAGTCGAAGGCCGTGCCGTTGCCGCCGGGCTGCTCCCCTTTCGTGTCAAACAGAAAGAAGGAGCAGCTGGGCACGTAGGGCAGCAGCGCGGCGAAATCGAAGGCGGCATCCACCGAAAACGCTTTGATAACCGGAATGCCCGCCGCTTGCAGCTCAGCGCACTGGGCCGGGGTTTCGTGGCCGTGCAGCTGCACCAGATCCAGGCCCAGCTGCGCTACTTTCGCCCGGATATTCGCCGTCGACTCATCCACGAACACGCCCACCGTGCGGCAGCCGGCCGGCAGCGCCGGCAGCTCGGTAAGCGTGGCGGGCACCTGCCGCTTCGACTTCGGGTAGAAGATAAAGCCCAGGAAATCCGGTTCCAGCGCCCCGACGGCCGCAATGTTTTCCGGCTGCCGCATCCCGCACACCTTGATTCGCAGGGGGGCGGCGGAAAAGTTCATGGCTGGCAAGGCGGTAAACCCGATTAAATCAGCGTGATGGGCTCGGTGGCGTGCAGCTCCTGCACCAGCGCGTAGCAGGCTTTTTCGGGGCGGCTGCTGCGCATGAAGGCTTCCCCGATCAGGAAACCCCGGTAGCCGAAAGCCCGCAGCTCGGTGATGGCCGCCGCCGACGTCAGGCCGCTTTCCGTCACTTTCACGAACTCGGCCGGAATCTGCTCGGCCAGCTCCTTGGAAGTGTCGAGGCTCACGCTGAAGTCGTGCAGGTTGCGGTTGTTTACACCCACCAGGTTCACCGCGTCGGGGTGCAGGGTGCGGGCCAGCTCCTCGCCGTCGTGCACTTCCAGCAGCACTTCCAGGCCGAGCGAGCGGGCCAGCTGGCCAAAGCGCAGCACCTCTTCGGGCGTCAGCACGGCGGCAATCAGCAGAATGGCGTCGGCCCCGATGCTCTTGGCTTCCAGAATCTGGTACTCGTCCACTACGAAATCCTTGCGCAGAATCGGGCAGTAGTTAAAGCGGCGGGCAACAAT is a window from the Hymenobacter aquaticus genome containing:
- the trpB gene encoding tryptophan synthase subunit beta, with product MNTTFQPNARGYYGEFGGAFIPEMLYPNVEELREQYVQIMADPGYQQELQQLLRDYVGRPTPLFEAKRLSARYNTRIFLKREDLCHTGAHKVNNTVGQILLARRLGKTRIIAETGAGQHGVATATVCALMGMECIVYMGKTDTERQRPNVERMRLLGAKVVAVTSGSQTLKDATNEAIRDWISNPVDTHYIIGSVVGPHPYPDLVARLQSVISEEMRKQLLEKVGTELPDYVVACVGGGSNAAGAFYHFLDEPSVQLVAVEAAGHGIHSGHSAATSVLGTPGIIHGSRTLLMQDEHGQITEPYSLSAGLDYPGIGPLHAHLGASGRARFISIEDDEALRAVAELSRLEGIIPALETAHALAALGQLGAAPYDVVVVNLSGRGDKDLETYMKYADQLK
- a CDS encoding phosphoribosylanthranilate isomerase; translation: MNFSAAPLRIKVCGMRQPENIAAVGALEPDFLGFIFYPKSKRQVPATLTELPALPAGCRTVGVFVDESTANIRAKVAQLGLDLVQLHGHETPAQCAELQAAGIPVIKAFSVDAAFDFAALLPYVPSCSFFLFDTKGEQPGGNGTAFDWNILRGYTLPVPYFLAGGLDLEHAPALRELNLPGLYAVDLNSRFETQPGLKDAARLAPMLRQLRT
- the trpC gene encoding indole-3-glycerol phosphate synthase TrpC produces the protein MTTILDKIVAHKRREVAERQSLVPAKLLERSLYFNSQPLSLRKYLQRDDLSGIIAEFKRKSPSKGWINQHAPVERTTLGYMQAGASALSVLTDAEFFAGKNEDLIVARRFNYCPILRKDFVVDEYQILEAKSIGADAILLIAAVLTPEEVLRFGQLARSLGLEVLLEVHDGEELARTLHPDAVNLVGVNNRNLHDFSVSLDTSKELAEQIPAEFVKVTESGLTSAAAITELRAFGYRGFLIGEAFMRSSRPEKACYALVQELHATEPITLI